One Myxococcaceae bacterium JPH2 DNA segment encodes these proteins:
- the rapZ gene encoding RNase adapter RapZ, with amino-acid sequence MTASSKQIIVITGMSGSGKTTAIRALEDAGFFCIDNLPVLLLPKLTELAGAGQFERMALVVDVREGVFLKDAPRVLADVRRAGHQVDVLFLDSSDDSLLRRFSETRRRHPLAPEGTVAEGIKAERDALRDLRELADQVIDSSALNVHDLKRMVQARFSPEPASGPSLSIMSFGYRYGVPPQADLVFDVRFLPNPYFVAELKGLTGKNAKVASYVLDRDETQQFLEKIVDLCRFLFPRYQKEGKSYLTVALGCTGGKHRSVAIAQELVRRLADEHGRVQLWDRDIEKE; translated from the coding sequence GTGACCGCCTCCAGCAAGCAGATCATCGTCATCACCGGCATGTCCGGCTCGGGGAAGACCACCGCCATCCGAGCGCTGGAGGACGCGGGCTTCTTCTGCATCGACAACCTGCCGGTGCTGTTGTTGCCCAAGCTGACGGAGCTCGCGGGCGCGGGCCAGTTCGAGCGCATGGCGCTGGTGGTGGACGTGCGCGAGGGCGTGTTCCTCAAGGACGCGCCCCGGGTTTTGGCGGACGTCCGGCGGGCGGGGCACCAGGTGGATGTCCTCTTCCTGGACTCGAGCGACGACAGCCTCTTGCGGCGCTTCAGCGAGACGCGCCGCCGTCACCCGCTGGCGCCCGAGGGCACCGTCGCCGAGGGCATCAAGGCCGAGCGGGACGCGCTGCGCGACCTGCGCGAGCTGGCGGATCAGGTCATCGACTCGTCCGCGCTGAACGTGCACGACCTCAAGCGCATGGTGCAGGCGCGCTTCAGCCCGGAGCCGGCTTCGGGCCCGAGCCTGTCCATCATGTCGTTCGGCTACCGGTACGGCGTGCCGCCCCAGGCGGACCTCGTGTTCGACGTGCGCTTCCTGCCCAACCCGTACTTCGTCGCCGAGCTGAAGGGCCTCACCGGGAAGAACGCGAAGGTGGCCTCGTACGTGCTCGACCGCGACGAGACCCAGCAGTTCCTGGAGAAGATCGTCGACCTCTGCCGCTTCCTGTTCCCGCGCTACCAGAAGGAAGGCAAGTCGTACCTGACGGTGGCGCTGGGGTGCACGGGCGGCAAGCACCGCTCGGTGGCCATCGCGCAGGAGTTGGTGCGGCGGCTCGCGGACGAGCACGGTCGCGTGCAGCTCTGGGACCGCGACATCGAGAAGGAGTAG
- a CDS encoding HPr kinase/phosphorylase, which produces MKSIRISQLLDDHDYDLQLTLVAGRQGLQRVVNSSRIQKPGLALAGFTEHLHPHRVQVFGNTEISYLATLTEAQQREALAKLFAEEEGLSCVVVTKALDIPQALITACEESGLALMKTPMLSSEFIQRVQAFLEESLTESSSLHGVLMDVFGVGILLLGKSGIGKSEIALDLVMRAHRLVADDIVDVTRRKGAVYGAGNPVIKHHMEIRGLGIINIKDLFGVAAVREQKKIELVIELQEWDPQQEYDRLGVEDKHLQIVGVDIPLSVVPVRPGRNMATIIEVAARNQLLKLQGHHSAREFAERLNRAIAQGAMRRTLGEEVE; this is translated from the coding sequence ATGAAATCCATTCGGATCTCCCAGCTCCTCGACGACCACGACTACGACCTCCAGCTCACGCTGGTCGCCGGGCGTCAGGGGCTCCAGCGCGTGGTCAACTCATCGCGCATCCAGAAGCCGGGCCTGGCGCTCGCGGGCTTCACGGAGCATCTCCATCCGCATCGCGTGCAGGTGTTCGGCAACACGGAGATCTCCTACCTGGCCACGCTGACGGAGGCGCAGCAGCGCGAGGCGCTCGCCAAGCTCTTCGCCGAGGAAGAGGGCCTGTCGTGCGTGGTGGTGACCAAGGCGCTCGACATCCCGCAGGCGCTCATCACCGCGTGCGAGGAGAGCGGGCTGGCGCTGATGAAGACGCCCATGCTCTCCAGCGAGTTCATCCAGCGCGTGCAGGCGTTCCTGGAGGAGTCGCTCACCGAGTCCAGCAGCCTGCACGGCGTGCTGATGGACGTGTTCGGCGTGGGCATCCTGCTGCTCGGCAAGAGCGGCATCGGCAAGAGCGAGATTGCCCTCGACCTGGTGATGCGCGCCCACCGGCTGGTGGCGGATGACATCGTGGACGTCACGCGGCGCAAGGGCGCCGTCTATGGCGCGGGCAACCCGGTCATCAAGCACCACATGGAGATTCGCGGCCTGGGCATCATCAACATCAAGGACCTCTTCGGCGTCGCGGCGGTGCGCGAGCAGAAGAAGATCGAACTGGTGATTGAGCTCCAGGAGTGGGACCCCCAGCAGGAGTACGACCGACTGGGAGTGGAGGACAAGCACCTCCAGATTGTGGGAGTGGACATCCCGCTGTCCGTGGTACCGGTCCGTCCCGGACGCAACATGGCCACCATCATCGAAGTGGCGGCCCGCAACCAATTGCTCAAGCTTCAGGGACACCACTCGGCGCGAGAGTTCGCCGAGCGCCTCAACCGTGCCATCGCCCAGGGGGCGATGCGCCGCACCTTGGGAGAAGAGGTCGAGTGA